AAGAAATTATCTATATACACATGGTCAAAATATCTTCTTAATAATTTCATCGTTTGTCATACATGCCGATACAACATGACAAACAAAATATAATCTgacatttttttatattaaatatTATTAAATGATAACAATTATTtttatcattcataataaaaataaaaatatgaaatcttactttatttaattaaattaatatattttcaatataatattcataaatattattattatattatatttttaatCAACAATAGTGAAAATAACACTCATATAACACCTTATTATTAGAGATGAGAATAAGTGCTATATGAATAGTGTTACAAAAGGAAGGGTTAAAATGAGGATAGCCACCAAATAGCACATAATGGTTGGAGTTGCCTGTTGCCTTTATAGTGTTCCAAGTTCCAACACttaattctgtttttttttcctgatgaaTTAGAAATTAGATTACTCTCTCGTCTCCCGAACCCCTCCCTACTTGAGGAACCTTTCTCACTCTCTCAACAGTCAAAGAAGGCAATCCAATGGCAGATGGTAATCACAGTGAGCCCCCTACAGTTCTGGTACTTCGCCGATCCCCAACCATTGCTCTCTTGGAACCCATAGTCTCCCAAAAATTCAACTTACTGAAAGCCTGGGACTCTCCTCTCCCTCAAGACCAGTTCTTGACCACCCACGCCCGCTCCGTCCAGGCCCTCCTCTCCTCCGTCGGTGGGCTGCCCATCACCGCCCAAATCCTCCACTTGCTCCCTTCCCTCAAATTCATAGCCACCACCAGCGCCGGCATTGACCACGTTGACTCGGCCGAGTGTCGACGCCGCGGCGTTGCTATCGCCAACGCCGCTAAAGCCTTTGCTGAGGACGCTGCTGACATGGCTGTGGGGCTGTTCATTGATGTCATGAGAAAGCTGTCGGCTTCGGATCGGTATGTTGGGGACGGGCTCTGGGCTACCAGAGGAAACTATCCTCTTGGTTCTAAGGTTAGCAATTCTAGCTCCTTATGCAGtcacatttatatatatttatttgagTTAAGAATGAAACTTTGATTGAATGATGAAATGAGAAATTTATAGGGGTTATGATGATTGGAAATTTCAGATTGGAGGAAAGAAGGTTGGTATTGTTGGATTGGGGAACATTGGTTTAGAAGTTGCAAAAAGATTGGAGTCATTTGGCTGCAGTGTCTTGTACAATTCAAGGAGCGAAAAGCCATCTTTGtcataccaattttattccaaTGTGTGTGAGCTTGCAACAGACAGTAATGCTCTCATCATCTGTTGTGCATTGACAGAGCAAACCCACCACATGATCAACAGGGAAGTTTTGTCCGCGTTGGGAAGAGAGGGGGTTATCATTAATGTAGGGCGCGGAGCTATTATCGATGAGAACGAAATGGTTGAGTATTTGGTGCGAGGAGAGATCGGAGGTGCTGGCCTGGATGTGTTTGAGAATGAGCCTGATGTTCCTAAAGAGCTCTATGCATTGGATAATGTTGTACTGTCACCGCATCAAGCTGTCGCTACACATGAAGCTATCGTGGCTTTGGGTGAAGTAGTAACAGGGAATTTGGAAGCATTCTTCTCAAACAAACCGTTGCTTTCTCCGGCTGTGATTAATTGAATGGAGTTCTGTTTGCAGGTTAGTATCTTCATACTTTTCTAAGCATATTGCTATTTGAGTAGCTGCAAATTGGAGGTTCTGCTACATTTGTATTGTAATTTTTCTTCTAGAAAGTTTGCAGCACTTTCTTTTGAATGAATGCAGGGTACAAAATTGATACAATTAATAAGGAAACGAGGGAAGACGGTGCTGAAGAACTGCAGTTTTATTGTTACTGGTATTATCTTTTGGTTGTGGTCAGCGTGAATAATTTGCCAATGATGATAATTGTTGAACTTTTGCTCTGGTTTTCAAGAGGCTTCCGTCCCTTGCGGAATCAGTATGTCTTAGTCTCTCATCCAAAAACATATGCAGCTTTGTATATAGTGATGTATCAGTCAGTTTGAATGTTGCGGATGATATAAtcgatactttttttttatgcCATTGTGTAGCTTCCCTCTATATTTATTGTCATTCTTTGAAACCAGAAGGAGAATGGAGGAATGAATTGGTGTAAAAGGTTTACTCAATACGGTTATCCTTTTATATAGAATATGACGATCAACTAgtaattagtaattaccatATTGATGTTGAATTAATTAGTAAATAATTCAACAATGAATCAAAAACTATATTGAAAGATTGTATTAAACAGAAATTTATGATACATAgccgactttttttttttaattttctcatttatctatatctatactattattaagagaatagaCTTTGTTAGCCAAACACTTAAAACAGAGCAATTGGCAAGGAAATCCAACCATTGTAGCTCATTACAAACCAAGGAAGCTCGCATAAATGTAAGACTAGTACAAATAAAAATACCATCGCCTCCCAAGGAAAAATCGCTGCCTACACTTAATTGTGGCACATATGAAGAATAAAAACATCTTAGAAAGCTCTTAGAAGTTATCCCTATGCATACTAGGCTTGAAACCAATTACATACTCACATTCAAGATAGCTACCAACTCTTACAGAAGTCATGATTTGCATAACTAGCACTTGTAGACCACCTAAAGGCCTAACCTGCCCAAGTAGGTTCAACTCTCGGGCTAGGCCAGCCCAGAGTACTAAGTAATATGTGAGGGTGGCAAGGCACCTTCCTTGAAAGCCCCTAAGAGAGGCCAAAACAACCCAAACTTGAGTCCAAGCCCAGGACCAAGCATTAGCAAAGCTAGCAGGAGCACAGCCAGCTCGCACCATCTACCAAAGTGGCACTGCTGCCATCTCCCGCGACCAACCATTCCGACAAATCATCAtccaaccattcacaacagGAATCTGCCCACCGGACTGAGCAAAAATCCCCCAAGACTGGAAACAAGAACAGCCTAATTCGGCTCAAATAGCCTCCCTGACAACCTTGCAGTCTGACTCGGATCTATTAACAAGACCATCACCGAGATTCAGAAGTGTTTTCTTCTGTATCCGTTTCTTCATCACttaaaatatttatttcattttcatcttcatGTGATTCTGAAGATGTTGTTTCATCATCAGATAGCGTATTAATATCATAGTTGAAATAAGAAAGTAAATCTTCATATTCCCAACAAGTTGTTCCTATTTGGTTTAAAATATATGATTTATTTCCTCAATTGTTGACTGAGGATCTTTATAGATTGTTTTCCAATGGTCTAAAATTTCAACTATATTATTATATTCATCttgattttgttctttgttttgaaGAACCATTATATCTTCTGTTCCGTAGAACAATTTGGGGATTTGGTTATCTCCAGGGTAACTCATCTCATCTTGTTGTAAGATAAGAGTATTAATTACTGTTTTAGTTAATTCTTGTATTTGTTCGTTAGTCTCTGTTTTGAGATCTATGTCTACAATTTGAgcaagagattgattttttttttcaatcttgCTTGTTGTAGTACTAAGATTAGAAAGTTGTTGTTCAACTTTTTCATTATatgttttttgattttttgataGCATATGTAACATATCACAGATAAATTTTACAGTATTACTAAGAACAGAAATATccttattataatttttaggAATATGTAATGTATGATCATAATTTTGTTCATCATATAAACATTCTAAAGGTTCTGTTACAAAAAGTTTAGCCATTAATACTTCATAGATGGTACCTAAAGCCGGTTCTCTCTAGTGCTTCAAACCAGTTCCCAAAAAGCCTAACAACCACTACTTGGTTTAAATGGCTATGTAAGGATATGAGCTTCGAGAGAGTATAGGTTTTACTATGAAATATGTATATCAAATCTTTTTATAACAAAATTTAAGCTCTAATAGATGAACAAAGAAGTATGACAATAAGATAACAATCGAAAAGTAATTTACATAGTAAGAACACTTGGTAGATGGATATGTACAAGGATGAAACTTGATGCTTGAGTTTCCTCAAGCTTCCAAGCTTTGAAGGCTATATACAAACTAGATCTTGTTTAGTTCTGAGACAACATAAATTGAATATCAACAGTAAACTGAATACCAAACAACCAGCGTTCATTTTTCTATTTGAACACAGCAGTAATAAGGATGTCCCTTTAAACACTTCCCTTTTTTCACTTAAAGAAGGTAAATCAAAACTAAATGGAAACCACTAAACCAAATTTGGAAAAAAATTATGTTGCTATTACAATACTTACAGGCCTCGGTAGATACCAAATCTTAGCCAACTCTTCAATTAAGCATAAACACAATGATTGACTGAATTTAACTTTCAACAAACTCAGAATCGAAACTCTGAAattacataatcaaattcaatcaCCCAAGAAAACCCCTAATTCAGTAATCCTAACCGTAAAAAGCTAATCAAACCCAACACAACAAAACTCAATTCCCAATTTCCGAAACCCACAATCAATAACCTGAATCAGAAGAGAACAACAAAAACGACAACAAGATAAAAAGGTCTACAGTCGCTTCGAAGGTGGTAGAGGTTTGTAAATATTGTATAGGTGTCACTTCAACCTAACCATAGTTAGTGACTTGATAATTTGTAACTCTAGTTAGGTTATTTTTGTAACTGTAGTTAATTAACTCAAGTTACTTTTTGTTAACCATAGTTACTTCTCAATTGTATATATAGGAGTGATGTTGTAAGTTAAGGGACACGGTCTCTTCACATCCATACTTGTCTTTGTAATTGGTTGCTCTTTCCTTTCTTTGTCCAAACTCTTACAAAAATTTCTGCtacatcaataaaatttctccttttgtgttaatatatatatatatatacacacacacacacacatacatacagaTACAAAGTGAGgtctcactctgaaattaaagtgtgaggttaAAGAttatacattatatatatatatatatatatatatatatatatagttgtaaATATAAAATGGGAATTGGTCTATTCATTTCATTTGATAGTCCATTTTCTATAGGAGAGAATCACAATGAAAATattaattacaataatgacagtAGATGCTGATTTAGCTGTAATCGTTAATTCTTTAATTtcctcttcgtcagttactttgacaaagtcacataatgtgtttttcctttaacaatagTATATAATTTTGACTACACATGGTATAATATTTAATTTGCGGGCTTACGGGCTGGGTGGGCTTTTACGAGCCTTTGGCTGTTCGGGCCGGATTTTAAACTCCTAAACGAAGTCCGGTCCTCTACCCACTAAAGAGGGCTTTTATACAAGCGTAGGTAGGCCGGGCTTTCATCTGTCGGACTTGCGGGTCTCCATCGGTTCACTTAATCTGCGGGCTTTATGATGAGTCCTAAGCAATGATTTTAAAAGTAGTTGACATATTTCTCCTGTTACAAAGGCGTACTATGAACCGTGAAAGAAGGGCAAAATCCGATGGCGGATGATAATCAAAGTGAGCTCCCTACGGCTACAGTTTTGATACTTCGCCAATCCGGATTCATTGGTCTCATGGAACCCAAACTCTCCCAAAAATTCAACTTACTGAAAGCCTGGGACTCTCCTCTCCCTCAAGACCAGTTCTTGACCACCCACGCCCGCTCCGTCCAGGCCCTTATCTCCTCCGCCAATGGGCCGCCCATTACCACCCAAATCCTCCACTTGCTCCCCTCCCTCAAACTCATAGCCACCACCAGCGCCGGCATTGACCACGTTGACTTGGCCGAGTGTCGACGCCGCGGTGTTGCCGTCTCCAACGCCGGTAAAGCCTTTGCTGAGGACGCTGCTGACTCGGCTGTGGGGCTGTTCATTGATGTCATGAGAAAGATTTCGGCTTCGAATCAGTATGTTAGGGATGGGCTCTGGTCTACCAGAGGAGACTATCCTCTTGGTTCTAAGGTTAGCAGCAATTCTAGCTACTCATATATATAGTCACATATctaaattaaatatt
This portion of the Rosa chinensis cultivar Old Blush chromosome 1, RchiOBHm-V2, whole genome shotgun sequence genome encodes:
- the LOC112178893 gene encoding glyoxylate/hydroxypyruvate reductase HPR3, with protein sequence MADGNHSEPPTVLVLRRSPTIALLEPIVSQKFNLLKAWDSPLPQDQFLTTHARSVQALLSSVGGLPITAQILHLLPSLKFIATTSAGIDHVDSAECRRRGVAIANAAKAFAEDAADMAVGLFIDVMRKLSASDRYVGDGLWATRGNYPLGSKIGGKKVGIVGLGNIGLEVAKRLESFGCSVLYNSRSEKPSLSYQFYSNVCELATDSNALIICCALTEQTHHMINREVLSALGREGVIINVGRGAIIDENEMVEYLVRGEIGGAGLDVFENEPDVPKELYALDNVVLSPHQAVATHEAIVALGEVVTGNLEAFFSNKPLLSPAVIN